Proteins from one Setaria italica strain Yugu1 chromosome V, Setaria_italica_v2.0, whole genome shotgun sequence genomic window:
- the LOC101779890 gene encoding clathrin interactor EPSIN 1 isoform X1, whose translation MDFMKVLDQTVREIKREVNLKVLKVPEIEQKVLDATSDEPWGPHGSDLADIARATKRYSECAMIMNVLWKRLGDSGANWRHVYKAFAVIEYLLANGTERAVDDIIDNNSQIAKFVSFEYVEPNGKDVGLNVRKKAENVLAIMDDREKLQQVREKAAATRDKYFGLSSTGVTYKSSAASFGNGSYSSGSRYGVTQSSKEADASRDSYRGKEWSYSSKETISDFRSTRQMSIGNMSSTTNYKPGKGEGHHRRNQDSSTSHLKSSSNLRSSSTSGGTSSQKVDNEDNNDFNPRGSSISGTTNASYNHVDLFGQSLMDDLVDTTASTSSTVPNVGAASLPEVDLFANTDFQSANAPLESTTGSHAQMSSQDNIDLFAGRSSFAGSVNSDTEFSVRDTPNKSLELNLPSLTQSSASAFDPFQPSFVASFPSDTEFSVCDTPSKSKNPTHHHSSAADFDPFAAIPVKTLDGSDSFSAFFSNTDSGQTKTEGVKSCDHSPLEELNFGAFTSHTEPPRASATKPMSKSPTKLEPPSISESKPDMKKGAFQVKSGIWADSLSRGLIDLNITASKEVDLSDVGVVGQLSNGSEGKGLAVPWFTGSGTTVSTGSGLQSRSVFPSSAGSTGGSGNFQQQQFGTFT comes from the exons ATGGATTTCATGAAGGTGCTCGATCAGACCGTCCGGGAGAT AAAGAGGGAGGTGAACCTCAAGGTGCTCAAGGTGCCGGAAATCGAGCAGAAG GTTCTCGATGCCACAAGCGATGAGCCGTGGGGTCCTCACGGTTCCGACTTGGCGGACATTGCCCGGGCCACCAAAAGATA TAGTGAATGTGCAATGATCATGAATGTGTTGTGGAAACGGCTAGGGGACAGCGGCGCGAATTGGCGTCATGTGTATAAG GCATTTGCTGTGATCGAGTATCTTCTGGCTAATGGCACTGAACGTGCTGTCGATGACATCATTGATAACAACTCACAAATTGCA AAATTTGTAAGTTTCGAGTATGTAGAGCCTAATGGAAAAGATGTTGGGCTCAATGTGCGAAAGAAGGCAGAAAATGTTCTAGCTATTATGGATGACAGGGAGAAGCTTCAACAAGTCAGGGAAAAGGCTGCTGCTACAAGGGATAA GTACTTTGGTTTGTCATCAACTGGAGTAACATACAAGTCAAGTGCAGCATCATTTGGTAATGGCAGCTACTCATCTGGCAGTCGCTATGGGGTCACACAGAGTTCAAAGGAAGCTGACGCATCCAGGGATAGCTACAGAGGCAAGGAATGGAGCTACAGCAGTAAAGAAACAATTTCAGATTTTAGAAGCACTAGGCAAATGTCGATAGGAAACATGAGCAGTACAACTAACTATAAGCCAGGAAAGGGAGAAGGGCATCACAGGAG AAATCAAGATTCCTCAACATCACACCtgaaatcatcatcaaatcttCGATCCTCATCCACATCTGGGGGCACAAGTTCACAGAAAGTGGACAATGAAGATAACAACGACTTCAACCCACGAGGATCTTCCATATCTG GAACAACTAATGCAAGCTATAATCACGTGGATCTCTTTGGGCAAAGTTTAATGGATGACCTTGTTGACACAACTGCATCTACTTCAAGTACAGTGCCAAATGTTGGAGCTGCTTCTTTGCCAGAAGTTGATTTATTTGCCAATACAGATTTCCAGTCTGCTAATGCTCCATTAGAATCAACAACTGGCTCTCATGCTCAG ATGTCATCGCAGGACAATATTGATCTATTTGCGGGCAGATCATCATTTGCTGGTTCTGTTAATTCAGATACGGAGTTCTCAGTACGCGATACCCCTAATAAATCCTTAGAACTTAATCTGCCTTCCCTTACACAATCTTCTGCCTCTGCTTTTGATCCATTCCAACCATCCTTCGTGGCATCATTCCCTTCAGACACTGAGTTCTCAGTGTGTGACACCCCAAGTAAATCCAAAAACCCCACACATCATCATTCCAGCGCTGCAGATTTTGATCCTTTTGCTGCAATTCCAGTGAAGACTCTTGATGGATCTGACTCCTTCAGTGCATTCTTTTCAAATACAGATTCAGGTCAAACTAAAACGGAAGGTGTCAAAAGTTGTGATCATAGTCCTTTAGAGGAGCTTAATTTTGGTGCCTTCACTTCACACACAGAACCGCCTAGAGCAAGTGCCACTAAACCCATGAGTAAGTCCCCCACAAAGCTGGAGCCGCCCTCTATATCAGAATCAAAACCAGATATGAAGAAAGGGGCTTTCCAGGTCAAATCTGGCATATGGGCTGATTCTTTGAGTCGTGGACTAATCGATTTGAATATAACTGCCT CAAAAGAGGTCGATCTTTCAGATGTCGGGGTTGTTGGGCAATTGAGCAATGGATCTGAGGGTAAGGGCCTAGCTGTTCCATGGTTCACGGGGTCAGGGACGACAGTGAGCACCGGCTCAGGTCTGCAAAGCAGGTCTGTTTTTCCATCATCCGCAGGATCCACGGGTGGAAGTGGTAAtttccagcagcagcagtttgGAACCTTCACGTGA
- the LOC101779890 gene encoding clathrin interactor EPSIN 1 isoform X4: MDFMKVLDQTVREIKREVNLKVLKVPEIEQKVLDATSDEPWGPHGSDLADIARATKRYSECAMIMNVLWKRLGDSGANWRHVYKAFAVIEYLLANGTERAVDDIIDNNSQIAKFVSFEYVEPNGKDVGLNVRKKAENVLAIMDDREKLQQVREKAAATRDKYFGLSSTGVTYKSSAASFGNGSYSSGSRYGVTQSSKEADASRDSYRGKEWSYSSKETISDFRSTRQMSIGNMSSTTNYKPGKGEGHHRRNQDSSTSHLKSSSNLRSSSTSGGTSSQKVDNEDNNDFNPRGSSISGTTNASYNHVDLFGQSLMDDLVDTTASTSSTVPNVGAASLPEVDLFANTDFQSANAPLESTTGSHAQMSSQDNIDLFAGRSSFAGSVNSDTEFSVRDTPNKSLELNLPSLTQSSASAFDPFQPSFVASFPSDTEFSVCDTPNSGQTKTEGVKSCDHSPLEELNFGAFTSHTEPPRASATKPMSKSPTKLEPPSISESKPDMKKGAFQVKSGIWADSLSRGLIDLNITASKEVDLSDVGVVGQLSNGSEGKGLAVPWFTGSGTTVSTGSGLQSRSVFPSSAGSTGGSGNFQQQQFGTFT, translated from the exons ATGGATTTCATGAAGGTGCTCGATCAGACCGTCCGGGAGAT AAAGAGGGAGGTGAACCTCAAGGTGCTCAAGGTGCCGGAAATCGAGCAGAAG GTTCTCGATGCCACAAGCGATGAGCCGTGGGGTCCTCACGGTTCCGACTTGGCGGACATTGCCCGGGCCACCAAAAGATA TAGTGAATGTGCAATGATCATGAATGTGTTGTGGAAACGGCTAGGGGACAGCGGCGCGAATTGGCGTCATGTGTATAAG GCATTTGCTGTGATCGAGTATCTTCTGGCTAATGGCACTGAACGTGCTGTCGATGACATCATTGATAACAACTCACAAATTGCA AAATTTGTAAGTTTCGAGTATGTAGAGCCTAATGGAAAAGATGTTGGGCTCAATGTGCGAAAGAAGGCAGAAAATGTTCTAGCTATTATGGATGACAGGGAGAAGCTTCAACAAGTCAGGGAAAAGGCTGCTGCTACAAGGGATAA GTACTTTGGTTTGTCATCAACTGGAGTAACATACAAGTCAAGTGCAGCATCATTTGGTAATGGCAGCTACTCATCTGGCAGTCGCTATGGGGTCACACAGAGTTCAAAGGAAGCTGACGCATCCAGGGATAGCTACAGAGGCAAGGAATGGAGCTACAGCAGTAAAGAAACAATTTCAGATTTTAGAAGCACTAGGCAAATGTCGATAGGAAACATGAGCAGTACAACTAACTATAAGCCAGGAAAGGGAGAAGGGCATCACAGGAG AAATCAAGATTCCTCAACATCACACCtgaaatcatcatcaaatcttCGATCCTCATCCACATCTGGGGGCACAAGTTCACAGAAAGTGGACAATGAAGATAACAACGACTTCAACCCACGAGGATCTTCCATATCTG GAACAACTAATGCAAGCTATAATCACGTGGATCTCTTTGGGCAAAGTTTAATGGATGACCTTGTTGACACAACTGCATCTACTTCAAGTACAGTGCCAAATGTTGGAGCTGCTTCTTTGCCAGAAGTTGATTTATTTGCCAATACAGATTTCCAGTCTGCTAATGCTCCATTAGAATCAACAACTGGCTCTCATGCTCAG ATGTCATCGCAGGACAATATTGATCTATTTGCGGGCAGATCATCATTTGCTGGTTCTGTTAATTCAGATACGGAGTTCTCAGTACGCGATACCCCTAATAAATCCTTAGAACTTAATCTGCCTTCCCTTACACAATCTTCTGCCTCTGCTTTTGATCCATTCCAACCATCCTTCGTGGCATCATTCCCTTCAGACACTGAGTTCTCAGTGTGTGACACCCCAA ATTCAGGTCAAACTAAAACGGAAGGTGTCAAAAGTTGTGATCATAGTCCTTTAGAGGAGCTTAATTTTGGTGCCTTCACTTCACACACAGAACCGCCTAGAGCAAGTGCCACTAAACCCATGAGTAAGTCCCCCACAAAGCTGGAGCCGCCCTCTATATCAGAATCAAAACCAGATATGAAGAAAGGGGCTTTCCAGGTCAAATCTGGCATATGGGCTGATTCTTTGAGTCGTGGACTAATCGATTTGAATATAACTGCCT CAAAAGAGGTCGATCTTTCAGATGTCGGGGTTGTTGGGCAATTGAGCAATGGATCTGAGGGTAAGGGCCTAGCTGTTCCATGGTTCACGGGGTCAGGGACGACAGTGAGCACCGGCTCAGGTCTGCAAAGCAGGTCTGTTTTTCCATCATCCGCAGGATCCACGGGTGGAAGTGGTAAtttccagcagcagcagtttgGAACCTTCACGTGA
- the LOC101779890 gene encoding clathrin interactor EPSIN 1 isoform X3 has protein sequence MDFMKVLDQTVREIKREVNLKVLKVPEIEQKVLDATSDEPWGPHGSDLADIARATKRYSECAMIMNVLWKRLGDSGANWRHVYKAFAVIEYLLANGTERAVDDIIDNNSQIAKFVSFEYVEPNGKDVGLNVRKKAENVLAIMDDREKLQQVREKAAATRDKYFGLSSTGVTYKSSAASFGNGSYSSGSRYGVTQSSKEADASRDSYRGKEWSYSSKETISDFRSTRQMSIGNMSSTTNYKPGKGEGHHRRNQDSSTSHLKSSSNLRSSSTSGGTSSQKVDNEDNNDFNPRGSSISGTTNASYNHVDLFGQSLMDDLVDTTASTSSTVPNVGAASLPEVDLFANTDFQSANAPLESTTGSHAQDNIDLFAGRSSFAGSVNSDTEFSVRDTPNKSLELNLPSLTQSSASAFDPFQPSFVASFPSDTEFSVCDTPSKSKNPTHHHSSAADFDPFAAIPVKTLDGSDSFSAFFSNTDSGQTKTEGVKSCDHSPLEELNFGAFTSHTEPPRASATKPMSKSPTKLEPPSISESKPDMKKGAFQVKSGIWADSLSRGLIDLNITASKEVDLSDVGVVGQLSNGSEGKGLAVPWFTGSGTTVSTGSGLQSRSVFPSSAGSTGGSGNFQQQQFGTFT, from the exons ATGGATTTCATGAAGGTGCTCGATCAGACCGTCCGGGAGAT AAAGAGGGAGGTGAACCTCAAGGTGCTCAAGGTGCCGGAAATCGAGCAGAAG GTTCTCGATGCCACAAGCGATGAGCCGTGGGGTCCTCACGGTTCCGACTTGGCGGACATTGCCCGGGCCACCAAAAGATA TAGTGAATGTGCAATGATCATGAATGTGTTGTGGAAACGGCTAGGGGACAGCGGCGCGAATTGGCGTCATGTGTATAAG GCATTTGCTGTGATCGAGTATCTTCTGGCTAATGGCACTGAACGTGCTGTCGATGACATCATTGATAACAACTCACAAATTGCA AAATTTGTAAGTTTCGAGTATGTAGAGCCTAATGGAAAAGATGTTGGGCTCAATGTGCGAAAGAAGGCAGAAAATGTTCTAGCTATTATGGATGACAGGGAGAAGCTTCAACAAGTCAGGGAAAAGGCTGCTGCTACAAGGGATAA GTACTTTGGTTTGTCATCAACTGGAGTAACATACAAGTCAAGTGCAGCATCATTTGGTAATGGCAGCTACTCATCTGGCAGTCGCTATGGGGTCACACAGAGTTCAAAGGAAGCTGACGCATCCAGGGATAGCTACAGAGGCAAGGAATGGAGCTACAGCAGTAAAGAAACAATTTCAGATTTTAGAAGCACTAGGCAAATGTCGATAGGAAACATGAGCAGTACAACTAACTATAAGCCAGGAAAGGGAGAAGGGCATCACAGGAG AAATCAAGATTCCTCAACATCACACCtgaaatcatcatcaaatcttCGATCCTCATCCACATCTGGGGGCACAAGTTCACAGAAAGTGGACAATGAAGATAACAACGACTTCAACCCACGAGGATCTTCCATATCTG GAACAACTAATGCAAGCTATAATCACGTGGATCTCTTTGGGCAAAGTTTAATGGATGACCTTGTTGACACAACTGCATCTACTTCAAGTACAGTGCCAAATGTTGGAGCTGCTTCTTTGCCAGAAGTTGATTTATTTGCCAATACAGATTTCCAGTCTGCTAATGCTCCATTAGAATCAACAACTGGCTCTCATGCTCAG GACAATATTGATCTATTTGCGGGCAGATCATCATTTGCTGGTTCTGTTAATTCAGATACGGAGTTCTCAGTACGCGATACCCCTAATAAATCCTTAGAACTTAATCTGCCTTCCCTTACACAATCTTCTGCCTCTGCTTTTGATCCATTCCAACCATCCTTCGTGGCATCATTCCCTTCAGACACTGAGTTCTCAGTGTGTGACACCCCAAGTAAATCCAAAAACCCCACACATCATCATTCCAGCGCTGCAGATTTTGATCCTTTTGCTGCAATTCCAGTGAAGACTCTTGATGGATCTGACTCCTTCAGTGCATTCTTTTCAAATACAGATTCAGGTCAAACTAAAACGGAAGGTGTCAAAAGTTGTGATCATAGTCCTTTAGAGGAGCTTAATTTTGGTGCCTTCACTTCACACACAGAACCGCCTAGAGCAAGTGCCACTAAACCCATGAGTAAGTCCCCCACAAAGCTGGAGCCGCCCTCTATATCAGAATCAAAACCAGATATGAAGAAAGGGGCTTTCCAGGTCAAATCTGGCATATGGGCTGATTCTTTGAGTCGTGGACTAATCGATTTGAATATAACTGCCT CAAAAGAGGTCGATCTTTCAGATGTCGGGGTTGTTGGGCAATTGAGCAATGGATCTGAGGGTAAGGGCCTAGCTGTTCCATGGTTCACGGGGTCAGGGACGACAGTGAGCACCGGCTCAGGTCTGCAAAGCAGGTCTGTTTTTCCATCATCCGCAGGATCCACGGGTGGAAGTGGTAAtttccagcagcagcagtttgGAACCTTCACGTGA
- the LOC101779890 gene encoding clathrin interactor EPSIN 1 isoform X2, translating into MDFMKVLDQTVREIKREVNLKVLKVPEIEQKVLDATSDEPWGPHGSDLADIARATKRYECAMIMNVLWKRLGDSGANWRHVYKAFAVIEYLLANGTERAVDDIIDNNSQIAKFVSFEYVEPNGKDVGLNVRKKAENVLAIMDDREKLQQVREKAAATRDKYFGLSSTGVTYKSSAASFGNGSYSSGSRYGVTQSSKEADASRDSYRGKEWSYSSKETISDFRSTRQMSIGNMSSTTNYKPGKGEGHHRRNQDSSTSHLKSSSNLRSSSTSGGTSSQKVDNEDNNDFNPRGSSISGTTNASYNHVDLFGQSLMDDLVDTTASTSSTVPNVGAASLPEVDLFANTDFQSANAPLESTTGSHAQMSSQDNIDLFAGRSSFAGSVNSDTEFSVRDTPNKSLELNLPSLTQSSASAFDPFQPSFVASFPSDTEFSVCDTPSKSKNPTHHHSSAADFDPFAAIPVKTLDGSDSFSAFFSNTDSGQTKTEGVKSCDHSPLEELNFGAFTSHTEPPRASATKPMSKSPTKLEPPSISESKPDMKKGAFQVKSGIWADSLSRGLIDLNITASKEVDLSDVGVVGQLSNGSEGKGLAVPWFTGSGTTVSTGSGLQSRSVFPSSAGSTGGSGNFQQQQFGTFT; encoded by the exons ATGGATTTCATGAAGGTGCTCGATCAGACCGTCCGGGAGAT AAAGAGGGAGGTGAACCTCAAGGTGCTCAAGGTGCCGGAAATCGAGCAGAAG GTTCTCGATGCCACAAGCGATGAGCCGTGGGGTCCTCACGGTTCCGACTTGGCGGACATTGCCCGGGCCACCAAAAGATA TGAATGTGCAATGATCATGAATGTGTTGTGGAAACGGCTAGGGGACAGCGGCGCGAATTGGCGTCATGTGTATAAG GCATTTGCTGTGATCGAGTATCTTCTGGCTAATGGCACTGAACGTGCTGTCGATGACATCATTGATAACAACTCACAAATTGCA AAATTTGTAAGTTTCGAGTATGTAGAGCCTAATGGAAAAGATGTTGGGCTCAATGTGCGAAAGAAGGCAGAAAATGTTCTAGCTATTATGGATGACAGGGAGAAGCTTCAACAAGTCAGGGAAAAGGCTGCTGCTACAAGGGATAA GTACTTTGGTTTGTCATCAACTGGAGTAACATACAAGTCAAGTGCAGCATCATTTGGTAATGGCAGCTACTCATCTGGCAGTCGCTATGGGGTCACACAGAGTTCAAAGGAAGCTGACGCATCCAGGGATAGCTACAGAGGCAAGGAATGGAGCTACAGCAGTAAAGAAACAATTTCAGATTTTAGAAGCACTAGGCAAATGTCGATAGGAAACATGAGCAGTACAACTAACTATAAGCCAGGAAAGGGAGAAGGGCATCACAGGAG AAATCAAGATTCCTCAACATCACACCtgaaatcatcatcaaatcttCGATCCTCATCCACATCTGGGGGCACAAGTTCACAGAAAGTGGACAATGAAGATAACAACGACTTCAACCCACGAGGATCTTCCATATCTG GAACAACTAATGCAAGCTATAATCACGTGGATCTCTTTGGGCAAAGTTTAATGGATGACCTTGTTGACACAACTGCATCTACTTCAAGTACAGTGCCAAATGTTGGAGCTGCTTCTTTGCCAGAAGTTGATTTATTTGCCAATACAGATTTCCAGTCTGCTAATGCTCCATTAGAATCAACAACTGGCTCTCATGCTCAG ATGTCATCGCAGGACAATATTGATCTATTTGCGGGCAGATCATCATTTGCTGGTTCTGTTAATTCAGATACGGAGTTCTCAGTACGCGATACCCCTAATAAATCCTTAGAACTTAATCTGCCTTCCCTTACACAATCTTCTGCCTCTGCTTTTGATCCATTCCAACCATCCTTCGTGGCATCATTCCCTTCAGACACTGAGTTCTCAGTGTGTGACACCCCAAGTAAATCCAAAAACCCCACACATCATCATTCCAGCGCTGCAGATTTTGATCCTTTTGCTGCAATTCCAGTGAAGACTCTTGATGGATCTGACTCCTTCAGTGCATTCTTTTCAAATACAGATTCAGGTCAAACTAAAACGGAAGGTGTCAAAAGTTGTGATCATAGTCCTTTAGAGGAGCTTAATTTTGGTGCCTTCACTTCACACACAGAACCGCCTAGAGCAAGTGCCACTAAACCCATGAGTAAGTCCCCCACAAAGCTGGAGCCGCCCTCTATATCAGAATCAAAACCAGATATGAAGAAAGGGGCTTTCCAGGTCAAATCTGGCATATGGGCTGATTCTTTGAGTCGTGGACTAATCGATTTGAATATAACTGCCT CAAAAGAGGTCGATCTTTCAGATGTCGGGGTTGTTGGGCAATTGAGCAATGGATCTGAGGGTAAGGGCCTAGCTGTTCCATGGTTCACGGGGTCAGGGACGACAGTGAGCACCGGCTCAGGTCTGCAAAGCAGGTCTGTTTTTCCATCATCCGCAGGATCCACGGGTGGAAGTGGTAAtttccagcagcagcagtttgGAACCTTCACGTGA
- the LOC101781108 gene encoding ATP-dependent 6-phosphofructokinase 6 codes for MYNVNDVFGIQNGYKGFYSSNYLSMIPKSVNDIHKRGGTVLGTSRGGHDTKKIVDNIQDRGINQVYIIGGDGTQKGAYEIYKEIRKRGLQVAVAGIPKTIDNDIAVIDKSFGFDTAVEEAQRAINAAHVEASSAENGIGLVKLMGRYSGFIAMYATLASRDVDCCLIPESPFYLEGEGGLFEYIDRRLKENNHMVIVVAEGAGQDLIAQSIPAADQQDASGNKLLLDVGLWLTHKIKDYCKSKKMEMTIKYIDPTYMIRAIPSNASDNVYCTLLAHSAIHGAMAGYSFTVGMVNGRHAYIPFHRVTSTRNKVRITDRMWARLLSSTNQPSFLSQKDINAAREADKAANSRKNGENAKKQPASVLANDTDAVDAPLGRRHSRRTQILCHHLQHRTSTTRGH; via the exons ATGTACAACGTTAACGATGTTTTCGGAATACAG AATGGATACAAGGGTTTCTATTCGAGCAATTATCTTTCCATGATACCAAAGAGTGTGAATGATATCCACAAACGAGGTGGTACGGTTCTTGGAACATCTCGTGGTGGTCATGATACCAAAAAGATTGTCGACAACATTCAAGATCGTGGAATTAATCAG GTGTACATTATTGGAGGAGATGGAACTCAGAAGGGTGCATATGAGATATACAAG GAAATTCGGAAGCGTGGTCTACAAGTAGCTGTTGCTGGTATTCCCAAGACAATCGATAATGATATAGCG GTTATAGACAAGTCATTTGGTTTTGATACTGCTGTAGAGGAGGCACAGCGTGCCATTAATGCAGCTCATGTGGAAGCTTCAAGTGCTGAAAATGGGATTGGGTTAGTGAAGCTTATGGGTCGCTATAGTG GGTTTATTGCTATGTATGCGACTCTTGCAAGCAGAGATGTG GACTGCTGCTTGATTCCTGAGTCACCTTTCTATTTGGAAGGGGAGGGTGGACTATTCGAGTATATAGATAGGAGGTTGAAGGAGAACAACCACATGGTTATTGTGGTGGCTGAGGGAGCAGGGCAGGATCTTATTGCTCAAAGTATACCTGCTGCAGATCAGCAAGATGCTTCCGGAAATAAGCTGCTTCTTGATGTTGGTCTCTGGTTGACTCACAAGATTAAG GATTATTGCAAGAGCAAGAAGATGGAAATGACTATTAAATACATAG ATCCAACTTACATGATCCGTGCTATTCCAAGCAATGCATCGGACAACGTCTATTGCACACTGCTCGCACATAGTGCCATTCATGGTGCAATGGCAGGATACAGCTTTACAGTTGGAATGGTCAATGGCAGGCATGCTTACATACCATTTCAT AGGGTAACATCGACGAGGAACAAGGTGAGGATAACCGACAGGATGTGGGCGAGGCTGCTGTCTTCAACCAACCAGCCGAGCTTCCTGAGCCAGAAGGACATCAACGCCGCCAGAGAAGCCGATAAGGCGGCCAACAGCAGGAAGAACGGAGAGAACGCGAAGAAGCAACCTGCATCAGTGTTGGCAAATG ACACCGACGCCGTCGACGCGCCACTCGGGCGTCGACACAGCCGGCGAACGCAGATCCTATGCCACCATCTGCAGCACCGGACGTCGACGACGCGAGGGCACTGA